The following are encoded in a window of Ricinus communis isolate WT05 ecotype wild-type chromosome 4, ASM1957865v1, whole genome shotgun sequence genomic DNA:
- the LOC8278274 gene encoding uncharacterized protein LOC8278274 isoform X1: MQDHPIGIPACFTSGEKLTDDPATITRSGQSVFMSVYRTKIADQCRLITITWCKNLLLHGLSVSVEGPEGDGQYTCKVELKPWYFWRKQGSKRFIVDGKAVDIFWDLKAAKFNGETEPISEYYVAVVCNEEVVLLLGDLKKDAYRKTGCRPALIDPILVSRKEHIFGKKKFCTRVKFHGKGRLHEISIECKNRSDPSNGNSVSNGVEPELEIRIDGHLAIHVKHLHWKFRGNQSFNLNKLRVEVYWDVHDWLFSPGLRHALFIFKPILPPVSLSSLSTSSASSPPLSSLTSTPLSSQTGSTGSTEGINAGGSSDFCLFLYAWKVE; this comes from the coding sequence ATGCAAGACCACCCAATTGGAATTCCTGCTTGCTTCACTTCTGGTGAGAAGTTAACTGATGACCCTGCCACTATAACCAGATCAGGACAGAGTGTGTTCATGTCCGTTTATCGTACAAAGATTGCGGATCAGTGCCGTCTGATTACTATAACATGGTGCAAGAATCTATTGCTCCATGGCCTATCAGTATCAGTAGAAGGTCCTGAAGGAGATGGTCAGTACACTTGCAAAGTGGAGCTGAAACCTTGGTATTTTTGGAGGAAACAAGGCTCCAAGCGGTTTATAGTAGATGGCAAAGCTGTCGATATCTTTTGGGACCTCAAGGCTGCAAAATTTAATGGTGAAACTGAACCCATCTCTGAGTATTATGTAGCTGTTGTCTGCAATGAAGAGGTTGTGCTACTCCTTGGTGATCTAAAGAAAGATGCATATAGGAAAACTGGGTGTAGACCTGCTTTGATTGATCCCATTTTGGTTTCAAGAAAAGAGCACATATTTGGCAAAAAGAAGTTCTGTACAAGAGTCAAGTTTCATGGCAAAGGCAGGCTACATGAGATCTCAATTGAGTGCAAGAACAGAAGTGATCCCAGTAATGGTAATTCTGTTAGTAATGGAGTTGAGCCAGAATTGGAGATAAGAATTGATGGGCACTTAGCAATTCATGTCAAGCATCTTCATTGGAAGTTTAGAGGTAACCagtcatttaatcttaatAAACTAAGAGTAGAAGTATACTGGGATGTACATGACTGGCTATTTAGTCCTGGATTAAGGCATGCTTTGTTTATCTTTAAACCAATATTGCCACCCGTATCTCTTTCATCACTATCAACATCATCAGCTTCATCACCACCGTTATCGTCCTTGACATCGACACCATTGTCTTCTCAGACAGGAAGTACTGGTTCAACAGAAGGAATTAATGCTGGTGGGTCATCCGATTTTTGCTTGTTTTTGTATGCTTGGAAAGTTGAATGA
- the LOC8278274 gene encoding uncharacterized protein LOC8278274 isoform X2: protein MQDHPIGIPACFTSGEKLTDDPATITRSGQSVFMSVYRTKIADQCRLITITWCKNLLLHGLSVSVEGPEGDGQYTCKVELKPWYFWRKQGSKRFIVDGKAVDIFWDLKAAKFNGETEPISEYYVAVVCNEEVVLLLGDLKKDAYRKTGCRPALIDPILVSRKEHIFGKKKFCTRVKFHGKGRLHEISIECKNRSDPSNGNSVSNGVEPELEIRIDGHLAIHVKHLHWKFRDRKYWFNRRN from the exons ATGCAAGACCACCCAATTGGAATTCCTGCTTGCTTCACTTCTGGTGAGAAGTTAACTGATGACCCTGCCACTATAACCAGATCAGGACAGAGTGTGTTCATGTCCGTTTATCGTACAAAGATTGCGGATCAGTGCCGTCTGATTACTATAACATGGTGCAAGAATCTATTGCTCCATGGCCTATCAGTATCAGTAGAAGGTCCTGAAGGAGATGGTCAGTACACTTGCAAAGTGGAGCTGAAACCTTGGTATTTTTGGAGGAAACAAGGCTCCAAGCGGTTTATAGTAGATGGCAAAGCTGTCGATATCTTTTGGGACCTCAAGGCTGCAAAATTTAATGGTGAAACTGAACCCATCTCTGAGTATTATGTAGCTGTTGTCTGCAATGAAGAGGTTGTGCTACTCCTTGGTGATCTAAAGAAAGATGCATATAGGAAAACTGGGTGTAGACCTGCTTTGATTGATCCCATTTTGGTTTCAAGAAAAGAGCACATATTTGGCAAAAAGAAGTTCTGTACAAGAGTCAAGTTTCATGGCAAAGGCAGGCTACATGAGATCTCAATTGAGTGCAAGAACAGAAGTGATCCCAGTAATGGTAATTCTGTTAGTAATGGAGTTGAGCCAGAATTGGAGATAAGAATTGATGGGCACTTAGCAATTCATGTCAAGCATCTTCATTGGAAGTTTAGAG ACAGGAAGTACTGGTTCAACAGAAGGAATTAA
- the LOC8278273 gene encoding uncharacterized protein LOC8278273, with the protein MTDRRLSRESSRRSIILQKKLVESRPPNKSENVPDLTDFMNDMFFGTVNDDKKAYNLTGSHLDDDEEESFDDSTRSNCSRLTQEWLEEARRMMASSPTRCESPSRLVGSPKYAGAVLGRLSTSSVLDRRDPLSRSARRHRAVEGFSGEILIKSAKHSRNKSESLDNLPISPSEPSPASQVQEWFSNILKPSNPNTNQSNDSSTPLTLDPMTLNVPPRQSTYRKSRFQTEHHAPGPLGISVPSRRTFKPAPVPDTQLLSPPKNLIESAHRRSISSTYAQLEDQPLSPPRNLVESAHRRSITRSTCSINERIPPKPNVLISGRQKEEYKGERGISLNGFLKEQRTKIEKILNGEIGSKAKVILSGPTNSTSSMVAAICYAWLLENRFMKIKGEDNGEGYVVVPVMNVRRGRMWKQRQAAWLFQYVGLDATSLLFADEVDLESLIMAGQLTILVVGQDILKTDSEDRSQCTILTDNYCEDAYDLLHIPMLRKLLLAGILLDTQNLNASTKSSMTRDAEAVQLLLVGSAPDYRNTLFNQLMQNQRDNSFFEALRYNYGKPPSESGVDSIVQMENWGAERKSTSISQNQATVRVSDKKSTDAKTEKTNKHTPTLKPAAPAPVGPDNSRGKNKFFLAKWFGFGK; encoded by the exons ATGACGGATAGGAGATTGAGTAGGGAGTCCTCAAGACGGTCCATTATCCTGCAAAAGAAGCTAGTAGAATCTCGACCACCTAATAAGTCGGAAAATGTGCCCGATCTCACAGATTTTATGAATGACATGTTCTTTGGAACTGTTAATGATGATAAGAAAGCTTATAACTTGACTGGAAGTCATttagatgatgatgaagaagaaagtTTCGATGACAGCACAAGGAGCAATTGCAGCAGGTTAACTCAGGAGTGGCTAGAAGAGGCCAGACGCATGATGGCTTCATCTCCTACGCGTTGTGAATCGCCTTCCAGGCTTGTTGGATCACCAAAGTATGCAGGCGCAGTTCTTGGCAGGCTTTCAACATCTTCGGTTCTTGATAGGAGGGATCCTCTCTCCAGGTCTGCGAGAAG GCACAGAGCAGTAGAAGGATTTAGTGgagaaatattaataaaatctgcAAAACACAGCCGCAATAAATCAGAATCATTAGATAACCTGCCCATTTCTCCATCAGAGCCATCCCCTGCATCCCAAGTCCAAGAATGGTTCTCTAACATCCTTAAACCCTCTAATCCCAACACCAACCAATCCAATGACTCTTCCACTCCCTTAACCCTGGACCCAATGACCTTAAATGTGCCACCTCGACAGTCAACGTACCGCAAGTCCCGGTTTCAAACTGAGCATCATGCACCTGGTCCCTTAGGAATATCAGTTCCATCACGTAGAACATTCAAGCCAGCCCCAGTACCAGATACCCAGTTGCTCTCTCCGCCAAAGAATCTTATTGAATCAGCTCACCGGAGAtcaatatcatcaacatatgcCCAACTGGAGGACCAACCTCTGTCTCCACCAAGGAATCTTGTAGAGTCAGCTCATAGAAGGTCGATAACTAGGTCCACTTGCTCCATCAATGAGAGAATTCCACCAAAGCCTAATGTATTGATAAGTGGAAGGCAGAAAGAAGAGTATAAGGGTGAACGAGGCATTAGTCTCAATGGATTTCTTAAGGAGCAAAGAACCAAGATTGAGAAGATCTTGAATGGGGAGATTGGTTCTAAGGCCAAAGTTATCCTTTCTGGCCCTACTAACA GTACAAGTTCAATGGTAGCAGCTATATGCTACGCTTGGTTGTTAGAGAATAGGTTCATGAAAATTAAAGGAGAGGACAATGGAGAAGGGTATGTAGTGGTGCCTGTGATGAACGTAAGGAGAGGGAGAATGTGGAAGCAAAGACAGGCTGCTTGGCTCTTTCAGTATGTTGGCCTTGATGCTACGTCATTGCTCTTTGCTGATGAG GTGGACTTGGAGAGTCTAATTATGGCAGGACAACTGACCATCCTTGTGGTTGGACAAGATATCCTCAAAACTGACTCTGAG GATAGATCTCAGTGCACTATTCTCACAGATAATTACTGTGAAGATGCCTATGATCTGCTTCACATCCCAATGCTCAGAAAACTTCTG CTTGCAGGTATCTTGTTAGATACACAAAACTTGAATGCATCTACTAAATCGTCGATGACAAGAGATGCGGAAGCAGTTCAGTTGCTGCTAGTTGGCTCAGCCCCTGATTATCGAAATACCCTTTTCAATCAAT TGATGCAAAATCAAAGGGATAATTCGTTCTTCGAAGCTTTGCGGTACAATTATGGAAAGCCCCCTAGTGAAA GCGGTGTCGACAGCATAGTGCAGATGGAGAACTGGGGTGCAGAGAGGAAGTCAACTTCTATCTCCCAAAATCAAGCCACCGTTCGGGTTTCAGATAAGAAATCTACGGAtgcaaaaactgaaaaaaCCAACAAGCATACACCAACACTTAAACCAG CGGCACCAGCACCAGTAGGTCCCGATAACTCTCGCGGAAAGAATAAATTCTTCCTAGCAAAATGGTTTGGCTTCGGAAAATGA